In Triticum aestivum cultivar Chinese Spring chromosome 5B, IWGSC CS RefSeq v2.1, whole genome shotgun sequence, the following proteins share a genomic window:
- the LOC123110728 gene encoding uncharacterized protein — protein MPVTIHLFANWILAAYQNEQRRKQHWFLIDLGSEDRRPHADGISGNSNMCGAQREEFSKNKHLERSMKHKLLKDKLTPNKDENNGDAKRQPFGVKDINNNMAYEAEESLSGGFWIFKPCTFLVKWQQNSSEALKLLHFT, from the exons ATGCCAGTGACCATACATCTCTTTGCCAATTGGATACTAGCAGCATATCAAAATGAGCAAAGGAGGAAACAACACTGGTTTTTGATAGAT ctgggcaGCGAGGACAGGCGACCACATGCAGATGGCATCAGCGGCAATAGCAACATGTGCGGTGCACAGCGCGAGGAGTTCAGTAAG AACAAGCATCTGGAGCGAAGCATGAAGCACAAGCTTCTCAAG GATAAGCTGACACCTAATAAGGATGAGAACAATGGAGATGCTAAGAGGCAACCTTTTGGGGTTAAGGATATAAACAACAACATGGCTTATGAGGCCGAAGAGAGCTTGAGTGGCGGCTTTTGGATCTTCAAGCCCTGCACTTTCCTGGTGAAGTGGCAGCAAAATAGTTCAGAGGCTTTAAAGCTACTGCACTTTACATAG